A single region of the Tigriopus californicus strain San Diego chromosome 8, Tcal_SD_v2.1, whole genome shotgun sequence genome encodes:
- the LOC131884645 gene encoding gamma-aminobutyric acid receptor subunit alpha-6-like, with the protein MIAQALILAIVCQIGPFYRPVIGFLELTEPLHFEPQMLWPKMHPEDSCSAELDCLEDEFSEEGLIQRSRRSTFVPYKTGKFVATQVSGVLDHLLYYSGYEKGMRPNVGGPPLVVTINLSIRSMGPVDEDDMAFSLDCYFRQSWVDKRLQFNATGVSELALNWQFLEKIWVPDTFFVNGRKSYLHKITVPNRFVRIYPNGRVSYSQRLTIWAECAMHLHKFPLDTQMCPLNIGSFGYDANDIVFKWAQPRSVSIDKLGLAQFHLMNYKSFTEIKLSSRRTRIGFRNDSTACLEFNFERQTGFFLLQIYTPLILIVFCSWVAFWLIKTDKGGEVPARTVLGANSVLSIVNIGFGGKSRPPVGYATALDIFIILCFVSVFAALLEFACINFLDLFIARIKKREEEKAALLAASLLEQETKEPEVVTKLLLAAIPVADATVTVDFVEKEQPDPTNEAPLIDADDLDVIEVIDGGAALAEDEEFEEIPEEEEPILLSFHDKIAQAFHRFCDRLEQKFEARYGPITETYVYNNTTEVIWHIDESARIYFPGVFLVLQLIYWISYLYLM; encoded by the exons ATGATCGCTCAGGCCTTGATTCTGGCGATTGTCTGCCAAATCGGTCCTTTCTATCGACCAGTTATTGGTTTCCTCGAGTTGACAGAGCCTTTGCATTTCGAGCCTCAAATGCTGTGGCCCAAAATGCATCCGGAGGACAGTTGTAGTGCGGAATTGGATTGCTTGGAGGATGAATTCAGTGAAGAGGGCTTGATCCAAAGATCCAGACGGTCCACTTTCGTACCCTACAAAACGGGAAAATTTGTGGCCACTCAAGTGTCAGGGGTGTTGGACCATTTACTGTATTATTCGGGTTATGAGAAAGGAATGAGGCCGAAT GTGGGAGGGCCCCCTCTGGTGGTCACCATCAATCTATCCATCCGCTCCATGGGTCCTGTGGACGAAGACGACATGGCCTTCTCTTTGGATTGCTACTTCAGGCAATCCTGGGTGGATAAACGCCTTCAGTTCAACGCCACAGGGGTGAGCGAACTGGCTCTTAATTGGCAATTCTTGGAGAAGATTTGGGTGCCCGacactttttttgtcaatggcCGGAAGAGCTACCTCCATAAGATCACGGTGCCCAACCGCTTCGTACGTATCTACCCCAACGGAAGGGTGTCCTATTCCCAACGGCTTACTATCTGGGCCGAGTGTGCCATGCATCTTCACAAGTTCCCGCTAGACACACAAATGTGTCCGCTCAACATTGGCAGTTTTGGTTATGATGCTAACGACATTGTCTTCAAGTGGGCCCAGCCACGATCCGTGTCTATTGATAAGCTGGGACTGGCCCAGTTCCATCTCATGAACTACAAGAGCTTCACCGAGATTAAACTGTCTTCGCGTCGTACCCGGATCGGTTTCCGTAATGACTCGACCGCTTGCTTAGAGTTCAACTTCGAGCGTCAGACGGGATTCTTTCTCCTTCAGATCTACACTCCGCTCATACTGATTGTCTTCTGTTCTTGGGTGGCCTTCTGGCTCATTAAGACCGACAAAGGTGGCGAGGTTCCAGCCAGAACCGTTCTTGGGGCCAACAGTGTTCTTTCGATTGTCAATATTGGCTTTGGCGGGAAGAGTCGTCCACCTGTGGGCTATGCCACGGCTCTGGACATCTTCATTATCCTTTGCTTCGTTTCAGTGTTCGCGGCCTTGCTCGAGTTTGCGTGCATCAACTTTTTGGATCTTTTTATCGCCCGAATCAAAAAGCGAGAAGAGGAGAAAGCCGCCCTTCTGGCTGCCAGTCTGCTCGAACAAGAAACCAAGGAACCGGAAGTTGTGACCAAACTTTTGCTGGCAGCAATCCCTGTGGCTGATGCCACGGTCACAGTTGACTTTGTGGAGAAAGAGCAGCCTGATCCCACTAATGAAGCGCCGCTCATCGATGCCGATGATCTGGACGTCATTGAAGTTATTGATGGCGGAGCGGCTTTGGCCGAGGACGAGGAGTTTGAGGAAATTCCAGAAGAGGAAGAACCCATACTGCTCTCCTTTCATGACAAGATAGCACAAGCATTCCACAGGTTTTGCGATCGCTtggagcagaaattcgagGCCCGATATGGCCCAATTACCGAAACCTACGTTTATAATAACACCACGGAGGTGATTTGGCACATTGACGAGAGCGCACGAATCTATTTTCCCGGCGTGTTCCTAGTTTTGCAATTGATCTATTGGATCTCCTACTTGTACCTCATGTAA